Proteins co-encoded in one Mycobacterium mantenii genomic window:
- a CDS encoding NAD(P)H-dependent amine dehydrogenase family protein has translation MNCRVVQWTTGNVGKSSVKAIVANPGLRLVGCYAWSSEKAGRDVGELCGIAPLGIKATNDVEALLALQPDCVVYNPMFADVDELVRILGAGINVVGTAGFVTGHFLGAGRERIAQACRNGGSSIFGSGINPGFIQLFAIVSAGLSDRVDKVSMLESVDTTIYNSPATEIPMGFGYPIDHPDLAAITEKGAGIFRDGVLLLADALGAELDDVRCEVEYAQTTADLHLPGDWTIAKGCVAGVDVRWIGVVADRDVIEIRGRWRKGQSLDPDWPLDMGYTIEVQGQPTIKTTLSFLPPPDFRGETLDDYIMLGLTITAMPAITAIPAVVAAPPGIVTYNDLPLLLPRGVLKTS, from the coding sequence TTGAACTGCCGGGTCGTTCAGTGGACGACGGGCAACGTCGGCAAGAGTTCGGTCAAAGCGATCGTCGCTAACCCGGGGCTGCGGCTCGTCGGATGTTATGCCTGGTCGTCGGAGAAGGCCGGACGCGATGTCGGCGAGCTGTGCGGGATCGCACCGCTTGGTATCAAGGCCACCAACGACGTTGAGGCGCTGCTCGCACTGCAGCCGGACTGCGTGGTCTACAACCCGATGTTCGCCGACGTCGACGAGCTGGTCCGCATCCTCGGCGCGGGCATCAACGTGGTGGGCACCGCCGGGTTCGTCACCGGCCACTTCCTCGGTGCCGGACGGGAACGCATCGCACAGGCCTGCCGCAACGGCGGGTCGTCCATCTTCGGCAGCGGCATCAACCCCGGTTTCATCCAGCTCTTCGCCATCGTGTCGGCAGGCCTGTCGGACCGGGTGGACAAGGTCTCGATGCTGGAATCCGTTGACACCACGATCTACAACTCGCCCGCAACCGAAATACCCATGGGCTTCGGCTATCCCATCGATCATCCGGATCTGGCGGCCATCACCGAGAAGGGCGCCGGCATCTTCCGCGACGGCGTTCTGTTGCTCGCCGATGCCCTGGGCGCCGAGCTCGACGACGTGCGCTGCGAAGTCGAATACGCCCAAACCACCGCGGACCTACACCTGCCCGGCGACTGGACGATCGCGAAGGGCTGCGTGGCCGGCGTGGACGTCCGCTGGATTGGTGTCGTCGCCGACCGGGACGTCATCGAGATCCGCGGGAGATGGCGCAAAGGCCAATCGCTGGACCCGGATTGGCCGCTGGACATGGGCTACACCATCGAAGTGCAGGGCCAACCCACGATCAAGACCACACTGAGCTTCCTGCCACCGCCGGATTTTCGAGGCGAGACGCTGGACGACTACATCATGCTGGGACTCACAATCACCGCAATGCCGGCGATCACCGCGATACCCGCCGTCGTCGCCGCGCCGCCCGGCATCGTCACCTACAACGATCTGCCGCTGCTACTTCCGCGCGGGGTCCTCAAAACCAGTTGA
- a CDS encoding nitric oxide reductase activation protein NorD produces MADQSYGHAMALERGCSVTAVALSDQRREGVRLVTGDGRGFGLNAALTFVHVPYPSVWSRRTLTCGVALQCSPSKERVTEYRLNELSARELCALALVEAGVAVGWIASRWPGLLPGIRRVLPEVHAEAADMAGVEMLNRAIALAATGRELPVHPLLGSLPSAYTVPHGLADKLRRSFGRMPWTTTQKRLPRPYSVPVGGDGGVRNPNLPPPSRPQDNDLDVTPQHRPGIPYPEWNMWTQRFMRDHVAVVEHADARHARRPVPVAVDVRKWFEEHTHRSMTNRLEDGSDLDVDQYVSHYIDLATGEAKEPKVFRDLLPSGRDVTTALLLDGSSSLGVHGGRVFQLELSCADALSRAMTLARERHGVFVFTGNTRHRVEVRCLKDFEDRRFVPPSGLGLSTRGYTRLGAPLRHLTSRLLAQPSERRLLIAIGDGLISDEGYEGRYAWADAAHAVEEANEAGVSMYYVGVGPTRVDPLPEVFGPRRSQRIRRIEELPRVLAHVHRELVAA; encoded by the coding sequence ATGGCTGACCAATCCTACGGACACGCGATGGCGCTGGAACGGGGATGCTCGGTGACAGCGGTCGCGCTGAGCGACCAACGTCGCGAGGGCGTCCGGCTGGTCACTGGCGACGGGCGCGGCTTCGGTCTGAACGCGGCGCTGACATTCGTTCATGTCCCCTACCCGTCCGTTTGGAGCCGCAGGACCCTGACCTGCGGTGTGGCCCTGCAATGTTCGCCCTCGAAAGAACGCGTCACCGAATACCGTCTCAACGAGCTGTCCGCTCGCGAGCTGTGCGCGCTCGCGCTGGTCGAGGCCGGCGTCGCCGTCGGCTGGATCGCCTCCCGGTGGCCCGGTCTGCTTCCCGGGATCCGGCGGGTGCTCCCCGAAGTCCACGCCGAAGCCGCCGACATGGCCGGCGTGGAAATGCTCAACCGGGCAATCGCATTGGCGGCCACGGGCCGGGAACTGCCCGTTCATCCGTTGCTGGGCTCGTTGCCGTCGGCGTACACGGTGCCGCACGGGTTGGCCGATAAGCTGCGACGCAGCTTCGGCAGGATGCCTTGGACCACAACGCAGAAGCGGCTGCCGCGGCCGTACTCGGTTCCGGTCGGCGGCGACGGGGGCGTCCGCAACCCCAACCTGCCGCCGCCCAGCCGGCCGCAGGACAACGATCTCGACGTCACGCCACAACACCGGCCCGGGATCCCCTATCCCGAATGGAACATGTGGACACAGCGATTCATGCGCGACCACGTCGCCGTCGTCGAGCACGCCGACGCCCGGCACGCCCGCCGGCCCGTGCCGGTGGCCGTCGATGTGCGCAAGTGGTTCGAAGAACACACCCACCGCTCGATGACGAACCGCCTCGAAGACGGCTCCGACCTCGATGTCGACCAGTACGTCAGCCATTACATCGACTTGGCGACCGGGGAGGCCAAGGAGCCGAAGGTGTTTCGCGACCTGCTGCCCAGCGGCCGCGACGTCACCACCGCCTTGCTGCTCGACGGCAGTTCATCGTTGGGCGTGCATGGCGGACGCGTCTTCCAGCTCGAATTGTCCTGTGCCGATGCGCTGTCGCGTGCCATGACGCTGGCACGCGAGCGTCACGGCGTCTTCGTCTTCACCGGCAACACCCGTCACCGAGTCGAAGTCCGCTGCCTGAAGGACTTCGAAGACCGTCGCTTCGTACCGCCGAGTGGGCTGGGCCTGTCCACCCGCGGATACACCAGACTCGGTGCGCCGCTGCGCCATTTGACGAGCAGGCTGCTGGCTCAGCCCTCGGAGCGCCGCCTCCTGATCGCCATCGGTGATGGCCTCATCTCCGACGAAGGCTACGAGGGTCGGTACGCCTGGGCCGATGCCGCGCACGCCGTCGAGGAGGCCAACGAGGCCGGGGTGTCGATGTACTACGTGGGCGTGGGACCGACCCGCGTCGACCCCCTCCCCGAGGTGTTCGGGCCGCGCCGGTCGCAACGGATCCGCCGCATCGAAGAGCTGCCCCGAGTATTGGCCCATGTCCATCGTGAACTGGTCGCCGCGTGA
- a CDS encoding cytochrome P450, whose protein sequence is MAEVVDLQGIPVLDLNDLPMTLDRGAGWATLREAGPVVLSDGWYALTRREDVLAALRNPKVFSSKKAFEVVGSPLPLVPAAFDPPQHTRFRRILQPFFSPHALAAILPSIQAQAIDIIDSIARRDECEVMADLATPYPSQVFLTLFGLPQRDRERLIGWKDAIIELSIPNAAGETPDLTPALELFAYLTEAVAEHRRNPGDDVLSQVLAGDDGLTDDEALGMAFFFVLAGLDTVTSAIGAAMLELARRPELRTRLREQPEQIGVFVEEVVRLESSAPVVPRVTTEEVTIAGITLPAGSRVRLCLGAINRDGSDATSGDELVMDGKVHKHWGFGGGPHRCVGSHLARMEMNVVVTEWLTRIPHFELAPGYRPEITWPSPTCTLPLLPLRVLTAEAS, encoded by the coding sequence ATGGCCGAAGTTGTTGACCTGCAGGGAATTCCGGTGCTCGACTTGAACGATCTGCCGATGACGCTCGACCGCGGCGCCGGCTGGGCCACGCTGCGCGAAGCCGGCCCGGTGGTATTGAGCGACGGGTGGTACGCACTGACCCGACGCGAGGATGTACTCGCGGCGCTGCGCAACCCGAAGGTGTTCTCGTCCAAAAAGGCCTTCGAGGTGGTCGGCAGCCCGCTTCCGCTGGTGCCGGCGGCGTTCGATCCCCCTCAGCACACCCGGTTTCGGAGGATTCTGCAGCCGTTCTTCAGTCCGCACGCGCTCGCCGCGATCCTGCCGTCGATTCAGGCCCAGGCGATCGACATCATCGACTCGATCGCGCGGCGCGACGAGTGTGAGGTGATGGCCGATCTTGCGACGCCCTACCCGTCACAGGTGTTCCTGACCTTGTTCGGCCTGCCGCAGCGGGATCGCGAGCGGCTGATCGGGTGGAAGGACGCCATCATCGAGCTGAGCATTCCGAACGCGGCCGGTGAAACGCCGGACCTGACACCGGCACTGGAACTGTTCGCCTACCTCACCGAGGCCGTCGCCGAGCACCGGCGGAATCCGGGCGACGATGTTCTTTCGCAGGTGCTCGCCGGTGACGACGGGCTCACCGACGACGAGGCCCTCGGAATGGCGTTCTTCTTCGTCCTCGCGGGTCTGGACACCGTCACGTCGGCCATCGGGGCGGCCATGCTCGAACTGGCGCGCCGGCCCGAACTGCGCACGCGACTGCGGGAACAGCCGGAACAGATCGGCGTTTTCGTCGAGGAGGTCGTCCGCCTGGAGTCGTCGGCGCCGGTCGTCCCCCGGGTGACGACCGAAGAAGTGACGATCGCGGGCATCACACTGCCGGCCGGCTCTCGGGTGCGGCTCTGTCTGGGCGCGATCAACCGGGACGGCAGCGACGCGACATCCGGTGACGAGCTGGTGATGGACGGCAAGGTGCACAAGCACTGGGGCTTCGGTGGCGGTCCGCACCGCTGCGTGGGTTCGCATCTGGCCCGGATGGAAATGAACGTCGTGGTGACCGAATGGTTGACCCGGATACCGCATTTCGAACTTGCGCCGGGCTACCGGCCCGAGATCACCTGGCCGTCCCCGACCTGTACGCTGCCGCTCTTGCCGCTGCGGGTCCTGACAGCAGAGGCGTCATGA
- a CDS encoding VOC family protein, whose product MTAKQESSLHHVVFAVAPERHAKTTQMFSDLGFVFEPLQLTELGLDIHLDWNRGIELISPIPGSSGEVASSLNEFLERHGDGVYTVVIGVPAAETAGAVAERYGATTRFRQHFEGEGTYLDENDLSILGLPLTFLTTNIP is encoded by the coding sequence ATGACTGCAAAGCAAGAATCCTCGCTGCATCACGTCGTGTTCGCCGTCGCACCGGAGCGGCATGCCAAGACGACACAGATGTTCAGCGATCTGGGATTCGTCTTCGAGCCCCTGCAACTGACCGAGCTCGGGCTGGACATTCACCTCGACTGGAATCGAGGCATCGAGTTGATCAGCCCAATCCCCGGCTCGTCCGGGGAGGTAGCCAGCTCGCTGAATGAGTTCCTCGAGCGTCACGGAGACGGGGTGTACACCGTGGTGATCGGAGTACCGGCAGCCGAGACGGCTGGCGCCGTCGCCGAACGCTACGGCGCCACAACGCGATTCCGGCAGCATTTTGAGGGCGAGGGCACCTATCTCGACGAGAACGATTTGTCGATCCTCGGCCTGCCGCTGACATTTCTGACGACCAATATCCCGTGA
- a CDS encoding CbbQ/NirQ/NorQ/GpvN family protein — MTTETYFANGNEVQLFEQAFHRRIPVMLTGPTGCGKTRFVEHMGSLLQRPVVTISCHDDLTSSDLVGRFMVTGGDVVWTDGPLTRAVKAGAICYLDEVVEARHDSLAILHSLTDHRRSLYLDRAGEVVRAPDGFMLVCSYNPAYRSSLKELKPSFRQRFATLAMHYLPPDREAEVIVAESGIPLATARRLVGCAVAIRTADQAFHFEPPSTRVLVTAAQLIAAGATELDAADACILAPLSTDGAITDGLREVAAASLGTSDTSASSSY, encoded by the coding sequence ATGACAACCGAGACGTATTTCGCCAACGGCAACGAAGTTCAGCTGTTCGAGCAGGCCTTTCACCGGCGCATCCCGGTGATGCTCACCGGCCCGACCGGGTGCGGCAAGACCCGGTTCGTCGAGCACATGGGCTCCTTGCTGCAGCGGCCCGTGGTCACCATCAGCTGTCACGACGACCTCACCAGCTCCGATCTGGTCGGCCGCTTCATGGTGACCGGCGGCGATGTCGTCTGGACCGATGGCCCGCTGACCCGGGCCGTCAAGGCCGGCGCGATCTGCTATCTCGACGAAGTCGTCGAGGCCCGCCACGATTCCCTGGCCATCCTGCATTCGCTCACCGACCACCGGCGGTCGCTGTACCTCGATCGTGCCGGCGAGGTCGTGCGAGCACCCGACGGGTTCATGCTGGTGTGTTCGTACAATCCGGCGTACCGCAGCTCACTCAAGGAGCTCAAACCCTCTTTCCGCCAACGGTTCGCGACCCTGGCGATGCATTACCTGCCGCCCGACCGCGAGGCCGAGGTGATCGTCGCCGAATCCGGAATCCCGTTGGCCACCGCCAGGCGGCTCGTCGGATGCGCGGTCGCGATCCGCACCGCCGACCAAGCCTTCCACTTCGAGCCGCCGTCGACCAGGGTGCTGGTGACCGCGGCTCAGTTGATCGCCGCCGGCGCAACCGAATTGGATGCGGCCGACGCGTGCATACTCGCGCCGCTGAGCACCGACGGCGCGATCACCGACGGCCTGCGTGAAGTCGCGGCGGCCAGCCTGGGAACCTCGGACACATCCGCATCGAGCAGTTATTAG